The following proteins come from a genomic window of Fibrobacter sp.:
- a CDS encoding SNF2-related protein, which yields MEYGVYGNTWWSKKWLDSVLRKASARDFEKAFALLSKGNLVSFEIQDNRVMSTVKGPAGGTHNTYTVFKKFDDAKAEVFISLLRQQPAELAALNNGSLSQSIEILLDRCNLELFDLADSVNMNCDCKDPLPCRYIVATLLKVGQMMGEDPFLIFKLHGLDLKGLKDAEIDVGETDVPKEPGMVRPLPRPREELPPRLPEFKFDEWRDYSHVLPAMLTNCPDFAGGNFKKSFVDELEQCRSTFVYCGDFKHFVEDFSTQKNTTFLMNKERLRLIHSRGWRFRFEQLDDERVVGSNLTADDIMIALCKLNQECVWSNHITVRYLHLLLQVAFHLVRCAAVYPQVFWISSNTAQIRWLPAEMLPEVLAVVTELEKWVPADFAYTQENGERTEFADAAEHVLSLFIGRLLRYGRPRVEGRKILHGNLLGFFFNGASGTLSAANLQIPEKIQNWFSVYSKLNFDTRMRFVCNEVGREIAMDVFVVDGDRLVHLAELFRNSDSRLLSLMNILNCVAENFAPMKAYLANRAESPIMLYGRQLNDFLTSSIKKFEVFGIVTELPPSLLNIQRPKSQMKLNGSFGKAAGANVFTKTDIMDFDWEVAIGNENVSAEEFLKLAEEAGGMLKYKSMYVQVTEDDLKLLKQRVDEREAAGSEDENDEEESRPTQFTTAKLVQACLTGKCDEVPVTMTDGLKKQLDDWRSETNISLPENLHATLRPYQERGYSWMYKNLQIGFGCILADDMGLGKTLQVIAFILKVKQEGLFESGRCLVVVPAGLLCNWQMEIKKFAPDLTVFAYHGASRNLEKFDADILITTYSTYRLDYKKISALNWQIVVIDEAQNIKNADSEQSRLLRRLSAPMKIAMSGTPVENRLMEFWTIMDFCNRGFFPSPTQFRDRYETPIQKRGDAIVAEQFKKLTAPFMLRRMKTDKSIISDLPDKIQQDEYAELTRTQAALYKTTLDRFLLELQTLGGEPTIDINGDTTGTVTDFALDSTADAVALDESVEAAVSLDSAATMEAADKLGGRTLFKRKGIILQMILALKQICNHPRTFLKEGVAEVDDSGKLRMLLDLLEAIQEQGEKTLIFTQFREMGEVLQEVIDRELKIKADFYHGGCGQSQRNNMVKNFQEDPEKKILILSLKAAGTGLNLTAASQVIHYDLWWNPAIEAQATDRAFRIGQTKNVQVHRFITKGTFEEKINALLESKKAIAEMTVNTGET from the coding sequence ATGGAATACGGTGTATACGGCAATACCTGGTGGAGCAAGAAATGGCTCGATTCTGTCCTGCGCAAGGCTTCTGCGCGGGATTTCGAGAAGGCCTTTGCGTTGCTTTCCAAGGGGAACCTGGTGTCTTTCGAAATCCAGGATAACCGTGTCATGTCTACAGTCAAGGGGCCGGCCGGCGGTACCCATAATACCTACACTGTATTCAAGAAGTTTGACGATGCCAAGGCCGAGGTGTTTATTAGCCTGCTGAGGCAGCAGCCTGCGGAACTTGCCGCGCTGAACAATGGTTCCCTGAGTCAGTCCATCGAAATCCTGCTGGACCGTTGCAATCTTGAACTTTTCGACCTTGCCGACAGCGTGAACATGAACTGCGACTGCAAAGACCCGCTGCCTTGCCGTTACATTGTGGCGACCCTCCTGAAGGTTGGCCAGATGATGGGTGAGGACCCCTTCCTGATTTTCAAGCTGCACGGGCTGGATCTCAAGGGACTGAAGGATGCGGAAATTGACGTGGGGGAGACCGATGTTCCCAAGGAGCCGGGCATGGTTCGGCCCCTACCTCGCCCGCGAGAGGAACTGCCGCCGCGGCTGCCGGAGTTCAAGTTCGACGAGTGGCGGGACTATTCCCACGTGCTGCCCGCCATGCTGACCAACTGCCCGGATTTTGCCGGCGGAAACTTCAAGAAGAGCTTTGTAGACGAATTGGAACAGTGCCGTTCCACCTTCGTATACTGCGGCGACTTCAAGCATTTTGTCGAAGATTTCAGCACCCAGAAGAATACCACCTTCCTGATGAACAAGGAAAGGCTGCGCCTGATCCATAGCAGGGGTTGGCGTTTTAGATTTGAGCAACTGGACGATGAACGAGTCGTTGGCTCCAACCTGACTGCCGACGATATCATGATTGCCCTTTGCAAGCTGAACCAGGAATGTGTGTGGAGTAACCACATTACGGTGCGTTACCTTCACCTGCTTTTGCAGGTTGCCTTCCACCTGGTGCGCTGCGCCGCCGTGTATCCCCAGGTGTTCTGGATTTCCAGCAATACGGCCCAGATCCGTTGGCTGCCGGCTGAAATGCTTCCCGAGGTGCTGGCGGTAGTAACGGAACTTGAAAAATGGGTTCCCGCTGATTTTGCCTATACCCAGGAAAATGGGGAACGTACCGAATTTGCCGATGCGGCAGAACATGTGCTTTCTCTGTTTATCGGAAGACTTTTGCGCTACGGTCGCCCCCGCGTTGAGGGTCGAAAAATCCTTCACGGAAACCTGCTAGGCTTCTTCTTCAACGGTGCCTCGGGCACCTTGAGTGCAGCAAATCTCCAGATTCCAGAAAAGATCCAGAACTGGTTCTCGGTCTATAGCAAGCTTAATTTCGATACCCGCATGCGTTTCGTCTGTAACGAGGTGGGCCGTGAAATCGCCATGGATGTTTTCGTTGTGGATGGGGACCGCCTGGTTCATTTGGCGGAACTGTTCCGTAATTCAGATTCAAGGCTCCTTTCCTTGATGAACATCCTGAACTGCGTGGCTGAAAACTTTGCCCCCATGAAGGCCTATCTTGCCAACCGTGCAGAATCTCCCATCATGCTGTATGGGCGTCAACTGAATGATTTCCTGACCAGCTCCATCAAGAAGTTCGAGGTCTTTGGTATTGTAACAGAGTTGCCTCCTTCTTTGCTGAATATTCAGCGGCCCAAGTCCCAGATGAAACTGAACGGCTCCTTTGGAAAGGCTGCCGGCGCCAATGTCTTTACCAAGACAGATATCATGGACTTTGACTGGGAAGTGGCCATCGGAAACGAGAACGTCTCTGCCGAGGAATTCCTGAAACTTGCCGAGGAAGCCGGTGGCATGCTGAAGTACAAGTCTATGTATGTCCAGGTGACTGAGGACGACCTTAAGCTTTTGAAGCAGAGGGTGGACGAGCGTGAAGCCGCTGGCTCCGAGGATGAAAATGACGAGGAAGAATCCCGGCCTACCCAGTTCACCACGGCAAAGCTTGTGCAGGCATGCCTTACGGGCAAGTGCGACGAAGTTCCGGTCACCATGACCGACGGGTTGAAAAAACAGTTGGACGACTGGCGCTCCGAAACCAATATATCCTTGCCCGAGAATCTTCACGCCACGTTGCGCCCTTACCAGGAACGCGGCTATTCCTGGATGTACAAGAATCTGCAAATCGGTTTTGGCTGTATCCTTGCCGACGACATGGGCCTGGGTAAGACCTTGCAGGTGATAGCCTTTATCCTTAAGGTAAAGCAGGAGGGCCTATTTGAAAGTGGTCGCTGCCTTGTGGTGGTGCCCGCAGGTCTTCTCTGTAACTGGCAGATGGAAATCAAGAAGTTCGCCCCGGACCTGACTGTGTTTGCCTACCATGGGGCCAGCCGCAATCTTGAAAAGTTTGATGCGGATATCCTGATTACCACTTATTCAACCTACCGTCTTGACTACAAGAAAATTTCCGCCTTGAATTGGCAGATTGTTGTCATTGACGAAGCCCAGAATATCAAGAATGCCGATAGTGAACAGAGCCGACTTCTTCGCCGCCTGAGCGCTCCCATGAAAATTGCCATGAGCGGTACTCCGGTGGAAAATCGCCTTATGGAATTCTGGACCATCATGGATTTCTGCAACCGCGGTTTCTTCCCGTCGCCGACCCAGTTCCGCGACCGCTACGAAACGCCTATCCAGAAACGCGGTGACGCCATTGTGGCGGAGCAGTTCAAGAAGTTGACAGCGCCTTTCATGCTTCGTCGTATGAAGACGGACAAGTCCATCATCAGCGACCTGCCCGACAAGATTCAGCAGGATGAGTATGCGGAACTGACCCGCACCCAGGCGGCTCTTTACAAGACGACGCTTGACCGTTTCCTGCTAGAATTGCAGACGTTGGGCGGCGAACCGACCATTGATATTAACGGCGATACTACAGGGACTGTGACGGATTTTGCGCTGGATAGTACAGCGGATGCCGTGGCTCTGGACGAATCCGTGGAGGCTGCCGTATCGCTGGATTCCGCTGCCACTATGGAGGCCGCGGACAAGTTGGGCGGCCGCACGCTGTTCAAGCGCAAGGGAATCATCCTCCAGATGATTCTCGCGCTAAAGCAGATTTGCAATCACCCGCGGACCTTCCTAAAAGAAGGCGTTGCCGAGGTCGATGACTCCGGAAAGCTCCGGATGTTGCTGGACCTGCTGGAAGCAATCCAGGAGCAGGGCGAAAAGACTTTGATCTTTACCCAGTTCCGCGAGATGGGTGAAGTCCTTCAGGAAGTCATTGACCGCGAACTGAAAATTAAGGCGGACTTTTATCACGGGGGCTGTGGCCAGTCCCAGCGCAATAACATGGTGAAGAACTTCCAGGAAGATCCCGAGAAGAAGATTCTTATCTTGTCGCTGAAGGCAGCTGGTACGGGCCTTAACCTGACGGCGGCATCCCAGGTTATACATTACGATCTCTGGTGGAATCCCGCCATTGAAGCCCAGGCAACAGACCGTGCATTCAGAATAGGCCAGACCAAGAACGTCCAGGTTCACCGCTTTATTACCAAGGGAACCTTCGAAGAAAAGATCAACGCCCTCCTGGAAAGCAAGAAGGCCATAGCCGAGATGACGGTGAACACCGGCGAGAC